From one Plasmodium malariae genome assembly, chromosome: 12 genomic stretch:
- the PmUG01_12013000 gene encoding conserved Plasmodium protein, unknown function: MKHKVKVKNGKKKNTVQDEEYLSREIEKEGRLKSEQMSEQMSEQMSEQKSEPKSEPKSERKNELVNERKNQVKLQDERSKEASDPKSSEEKNQRIPCGLSLPKSNTSCTQSKHNLGQLLGMYCSSDEENEGKSNQGNSSERNSEENNSEENNSEENYSEEKKSKEKKSKENNSDQGNDIIHDNKNHSHWYKKAKDNKYNHQQVKEKNENKNKKGKELVQNINKEEAEKAEMRNNYSEILSKDSSSDQYDAYTENCINRNDLTGNEKNQKLKRININANNSLHKIYKQNYNDIKKEHSRSNETKIVTGNVDSTYENYQLNTCQNNSNYFPSFNYYNAGSCNMSSNPYDYSVSNMYNSNMKNPHSYSSNNPHNYNAKNNINVKKKSEKFNCLGFSKNKEMNVDLANIPVVDQREILSDWKPNIIQEEKKNQKYNIKTKVYNAANNTFDKVIIHGKNQKRKHQINWLAKEAVEKEYEILQKTNCTKRRTANDKYGW, translated from the coding sequence atgaaacataaggttaaggtaaaaaatggaaagaaaaaaaatacagtcCAAGATGAAGAATATTTAAGTAGGGAAATCGAAAAAGAAGGCAGACTAAAGAGCGAGCAAATGAGTGAACAAATGAGTGAACAAATGAGTGAACAAAAGAGCGAACCAAAGAGCGAACCAAAGAGCGAAAGAAAAAACGAACTAGTGAACGAACGAAAAAATCAAGTTAAACTGCAAGACGAAAGAAGCAAAGAAGCAAGTGATCCGAAAAGCAGTGAAGAAAAGAACCAAAGAATACCTTGCGGATTGTCATTACCCAAGTCAAACACTAGTTGCACGCAATCAAAACATAATTTAGGCCAACTACTCGGCATGTATTGTTCCAGTGATGAAGAAAACGAAGGAAAATCTAATCAAGGAAATTCTAGTGAAAGAAATTCCGAAGAAAACAATTCCGAAGAAAACAATTCTGAAGAAAACTATTccgaagaaaaaaaatctaaagaaaaaaaatctaaAGAAAACAATTCTGATCAAGGCAATGATATAATACACGATAACAAGAATCATAGTCATTGGTATAAAAAAGCTAAagacaataaatataatcatCAACAagtcaaagaaaaaaatgagaacaaaaataaaaagggaaaggaacttgtacaaaatattaataaggaAGAAGCAGAAAAGGCTGAAATGAGGAATAATTACAGCGAAATATTAAGCAAGGACTCCAGTAGCGATCAATATGATGCATATACCGAAAATTGTATCAACAGAAATGACCTTACAGGTAATGAGAAGAATCAAAAATTGAAGCGTATCAACATAAATGCGAATAACTCATtacacaaaatatataaacaaaattataatgatataaaaaaagaacattcACGTTCTAATGAAACTAAAATTGTAACTGGCAATGTGGATAGTACTTATGAGAATTATCAACTTAATACATGtcaaaataatagtaattatttcccaagttttaattattataatgcgGGTAGTTGTAATATGAGTAGCAACCCATACGACTATAGTGTGAGCAATATGTATAATTCCAACATGAAAAACCCGCACAGTTATAGTTCGAACAACCCACACAACTATAATGCAAAGAATaacataaatgtaaaaaaaaagtctgAAAAATTCAACTGTTTAGGGTTTTCAAAAAACAAAGAGATGAATGTGGATTTAGCAAATATTCCAGTAGTAGATCAAAGGGAAATTTTAAGTGACTGGAAACCGAATATCATacaagaggaaaaaaaaaatcaaaagtataatataaaaacaaaggTTTATAATGCCGCTAATAATACATTTGATAAAGTTATTATTCATGGGAAAAATCAGAAACGAAAACATCAAATAAATTGGCTAGCTAAAGAAGCAGTTGAAAAAGAATATGAAATTTTGCAGAAAACAAACTGTACTAAAAGGAGAACAGCTAACGACAAATATGGGTGGTAA
- the PmUG01_12013100 gene encoding conserved Plasmodium protein, unknown function: MGFLPYYIFFIVYSISSLCIKQRKPALFFLGLSRNNISFTLGVDKYKKLEVVSNAEDLISKLNFETKSQFVTSIYYSSLCSYCTKVSSFLENNENVHIAKVEDNSKIEELVKTDKPIVVLLKNINNKDNHLEKSSFYEELDAKGGKIQVPVLEVNDFMLFESDEIIKFYNQLLERVSKKKESTTPTEPATPTEPAAPTEPAASTEPTTPTEPAAPTEPAAPTEPTTPTEPTTPTESNKA, encoded by the exons ATGGGTTTCTTACCTtactacattttttttattgtatattcGATTAGTTCCCTATGCATCAAACAAAGAAAGCCTG CCCTCTTCTTTTTAGGATTAAGTAGAAATAACATTAGTTTCACACTTGGagtagataaatataaaaaattagaagtTGTAAGTAATGCTGAAGATTTAATaagtaaattaaattttgaaacTAAAAGCCAGTTTGTAACTTCTATTTATTATAGCTCTTTATGTTCGTACTGTACAAAAGTAAGCAGTTTTTTAGAGAACAATGAGAATGTTCACATTGCAAAAGTTGAagataatagtaaaatagaAGAATTAGTAAAAACAGATAAACCTATtgttgttttattaaaaaatattaataataaggaTAATCATCTTGAAAAAAGTTCTTTTTATGAAGAGTTAGATGCAAAGGGAGGTAAAATCCAAGTACCAGTACTTGAAGTAAATGATTTCATGTTATTCGAATCTGATGAAATaatcaaattttataatCAATTACTTGAAAGAgtgagtaaaaaaaaagaatcaaCTACCCCAACTGAGCCAGCTACACCAACTGAACCAGCTGCTCCAACTGAACCAGCTGCTTCAACTGAACCAACTACTCCAACTGAACCAGCTGCTCCAACTGAACCAGCTGCTCCAACTGAACCAACTACTCCAACTGAGCCAACTACTCCAACTGAATCAAATAAAGCTTGA
- the IMC1f gene encoding inner membrane complex protein 1f, putative, whose translation MLKSTTKSDRAKREQNRILLEKKLSKDSVTSTKFCDSSEDREGSSSTSSNVSLNILEKPNAIRTLDVNKTDSFLRDKKAHLKGGSNKLNKKNSQKLSKSITLDKVNDSNGLYNNVYVGKSKRSNIKLDESKISDKISSNKVEEYNDNNQEDNINKKIQRDNTNILHNIEENKKGNLGKLVLVNKSSDNSSPRSLSRTISFKDNLTSSENNLYSSSDNYNNSSYLYPDNRSKHYMNQVNYYNTTTIPSDILNSHPTNISSNLRSGNKARSHHNDIYLDAVKHNGLSPYAANNLNLYRGNNLISFANSLNSYGNNNFSPYSNNLNVHRVNNYFGTNANNLNDHFSTITNLHENRSNIAINEKLKNPAFYSSNNIEYTGNGEDMYNTVLDEKYTINCNLTNEMDFTNMYNSRTPIGSNSSTKKNIDSSNYVNNENAYSFDKTSYSTNNSNEYASPPTVTFGDIVERKNMYNNHKVSANVNLHNNSSNSNCGSSNYGSSNYNNSNYNNSNYNNSNYNNSNYNNSNYNNSNYNISNCNNDNYSNTNYSNSVNNNYANGVVESIIKRKEAVRVRTAKDESSNYIIGDVIEKSNKTLKENEIIEKETLKKNDITVCEDVSSHTDYSRATHSSHIVDKRIVHEGFDTIKIPKYREVEIVEKIVEIPVVHKVNKYINKYEIKEVEKVVKKPINKYVETKIEVPELHFQDKIVEVPELQEIVKIVEKPEIKERIIYKNKIETKIIPKYIEVPVVKIVNKYESYDDIGEVIKTVPVKKIVEIPNEVIKKVKIPIKKMVEEPNYVPVIKYRDIPIEKIRYVPKIETVELVKNIPKIIDIPVPVKIPKVKIIDKPFYINKYVDKPVVVPISKIIKPIYKYEGKKVIEIPIHKPYIVTHDTVVPKHVENNMNHGRYAVYAKKVDLNSLDPVKRNELFNLVNRNNLNNVQRSMSADNFLSNRRIGDGYLADSFNITSEIGGSNNNNNNNNCHNNNNSNSYSNSYSNSYSNNGGGRGGMPLLNNFSKSGYDAEPGYFDHRAVNEGGVGIGSIRGNNNYSCGSRNFNNGNNVSNSSPLNFSKSLNSNLYMNNSPTFGSPKNDFYLNTQTNDMNMYNSNGTIDYGNENNSFYYSSSALEGSYDTREIGAGVGEDRSHNTLPQMYYNNDVNCEGKRNSDNYLSIPKNSFQASGSHGISINTNDMKDSGYMRHFSNSNNSLLERSKNFESQHKNNVMNKLNDVEYITKWQSNSRAIGQYNDYTDVNSKLHSMQDTNNTTCASRSRSPSVYSADGISAYVVEYVGDEDGRLGNSAVSNSLSSALPQEMGSNYSFSGTNGKREDCGMRNDA comes from the exons atGCTGAAAAGTACAACAAAGAGTGATAGAGCAAAGCGAGaacaa aacaggatattattagaaaaaaaattatcgaAAGACTCTGTTACATCTACGAAATTTTGt gATTCCTCCGAAGATAGAGAAGGCAGTTCCAGCACAAGCAGTAACGTtagtttaaatattttagaaaaaccAAACGCTATAAGAACATTAGATGTTAATAAAACGGATTCTTTTTTACGTGACAAGAAGGCACATTTGAAAGGAGGTTctaacaaattaaataaaaagaattcacaaaaattaagtaaatcGATTACACTGGATAAAGTGAATGATTCAAACGGATTATATAATAACGTGTATGTAGGAAAGTCGAAAAGATCcaatataaaattagatGAAAGTAAAATTTCTGATAAGATAAGCAGTAATAAAGTGGAagaatataatgataataatcaagaagataatataaacaaaaaaatacaaagagacaatacaaatattttacataatattgaagaaaataaaaaaggaaatttagGGAAATTGGTTCTTGTAAATAAATCCAGTGATAATAGTTCTCCAAGGAGTTTGTCTCGTACTATTTCATTTAAAGACAATTTAACGAGTtctgaaaataatttatatagtaGTAGTGATAATTACAACAATTCATCCTATCTTTATCCAGATAATAGAAGTAAACATTATATGAATCaagttaattattataacactACTACTATTCCCTCTGACATTTTAAATTCTCACCCTACTAATATCAGTTCAAATTTAAGATCTGGGAATAAGGCTAGGTCCCATCATAATGACATCTATTTGGATGCTGTTAAGCATAACGGTTTGAGTCCATATGCAGCAAATAATTTGAACTTATACCGTGGCAATAATTTGATTTCATTCGCAAATAGTTTGAATAGTTACGGTAACAATAATTTTAGTCCATACTCGAATAATTTGAATGTTCACCGTGTAAACAATTATTTTGGTACAAACGCAAACAATTTGAATGATCATTTTAGTACTATTACAAATTTGCATGAAAATAGAAGTAATATAgctattaatgaaaaattgaaaaatccCGCTTTCTACTCGTCTAATAATATTGAATATACTGGAAACGGCGAAGATATGTATAACACTGTTCTAgatgaaaaatatactattaaTTGCAATTTAACAAATGAAATGGActttacaaatatgtataatagtAGAACACCTATAGGTAGTAATAgcagtacaaaaaaaaatatcgaTTCGTCGAATTATgtgaataatgaaaatgcaTATTCTTTTGATAAAACATCTTATAGTACAAATAATTCTAATGAATATGCATCACCTCCGACCGTTACTTTTGGTGATATAGTTGAAAGAAAGAACATGTACAATAATCATAAAGTAAGTGCAAACGTGAATCtacataataatagcagCAATAGCAACTGTGGCAGTAGTAACTATGGCAGTAGTAACTATAACAATAGTAACTATAACAATAGTAACTATAACAATAGCAACTATAACAATAGCAACTATAACAATAGCAACTATAACAATAGCAACTATAACATAAGTAActgtaataatgataattatagCAATACCAATTACAGTAATagtgttaataataattatgctAACGGTGTAGTGGAAAGTATTATCAAGAGGAAAGAAGCAGTAAGAGTCAGAACAGCAAAAGATGAAAGTTCGAACTATATTATTGGTGACGTTATTGAAAAGAGTAACAAAACATTAAaggaaaatgaaattatagaaaaagaaacacttaagaaaaatgatattacTGTATGTGAAGACGTTAGTTCTCATACCGACTATTCTAGGGCAACACATAGTTCGCACATTGTAGATAAGAGAATAGTTCATGAAGGATTTGATACAATTAAGATTCCAAAATATAGAGAAGTTGAAATTGTTGAAAAGATTGTTGAAATACCAGTTGTTCACAAAGTTAATAAGTACATAAACAAATACGAAATTAAGGAAGTTGAAAAAGTAGTTAAGAAGccaattaataaatatgttgaAACCAAAATAGAAGTACCTGAGCTACATTTTCAAGACAAAATAGTAGAAGTACCAGAACTGCAAGAAATTGTTAAAATAGTGGAAAAACCAGAAATAAAggaaagaataatatataagaataaaattgaaacaaaaataataccaaaatatattgaagTTCCAGtagtaaaaatagtaaataaatatgaaagtTATGATGATATAGGAGAAGTTATAAAGACTGTACCAGTGAAAAAAATTGTTGAAATACCAAatgaagtaataaaaaaagttaaaatacctattaaaaaaatggtaGAAGAACCTAATTATGTGCCTGTAATTAAATATCGTGATATAccaatagaaaaaataagatatgtTCCTAAAATAGAAACAGTAGAGttggtaaaaaatatacctaAAATAATAGATATACCAGTTCCAGTAAAAATTccaaaagtaaaaattatagataaaccattttatataaataaatatgtagaTAAACCTGTTGTTGTACCCATTTCAAAGATAATTAAACCAATATATAAGTACGAGGGTAAAAAGGTAATAGAAATACCTATTCACAAGCCATATATTGTTACGCATGATACTGTTGTACCGAAGCatgtagaaaataatatgaaccaTGGAAGATACGCAGTTTATGCTAAAAAAGTGGATCTTAATTCTTTGGATCCtgtaaaaagaaatgaattatttaatttggTAAATAGAAATAACCTCAATAATGTGCAAAGGTCGATGAGTGCAGATAATTTCTTATCCAACAGAAGAATTGGCGATGGTTATTTAGCTGACAGTTTTAATATAACTAGTGAAATTGGaggtagtaataataataataataataataattgtcataataacaataatagtaatagttaCAGTAATAGTTATAGTAACAGTTATAGTAATAATGGAGGTGGTCGTGGTGGTATGCCTTTGTTGAATAACTTTTCCAAATCGGGCTACGATGCTGAGCCGGGTTACTTCGACCATCGTGCTGTCAATGAAGGGGGCGTTGGTATAGGAAGCATTAGGGGCAATAATAACTACAGTTGTGGTAgtagaaattttaataacgGTAATAATGTTAGCAACTCCAGTCCTCTAAACTTCTCGAAAAGCTTAAATAGTAACTTATACATGAACAACAGTCCTACATTCGGTTCACCAAAAAATGATTTCTATTTAAACACGCAAACAAATGATATGAACATGTACAATTCGAATGGAACGATTGATTATGGAAACGAGAacaattcattttattatagtaGCAGCGCTTTAGAAGGAAGTTATGATACGAGAGAAATAGGAGCAGGAGTTGGAGAAGATCGTTCTCATAATACATTACCCCAGATGTACTACAATAATGACGTAAATTGCGAAGGAAAACGAAATAGtgataattatttatctattCCAAAAAACTCTTTCCAAGCTTCTGGTAGTCATGGTATTAGCATAAACACAAACGATATGAAAGACTCAGGTTATATGCGCCATTTTTCTAATAGTAACAATTCATTATTAGAAAGGAGTAAAAATTTCGAAAGccaacataaaaataatgtgaTGAACAAATTGAACGATGTTGAATATATAACTAAGTGGCAATCGAATAGTCGAGCCATTGGACAATATAACGATTATACAGATGTAAATAGTAAATTACACAGCATGCAAGATACAAATAATACGACCTGTGCATCAAGATCTAGAAGTCCTAGTGTATATTCTGCTGACGGAATTAGTGCTTATGTAGTTGAGTATGTGGGTGACGAGGATGGGAGATTGGGCAATTCTGCTGTTTCGAATAGCTTAAGCAGTGCGTTACCTCAAGAAATGGGTAGTAACTATTCCTTCAGTGGAACAAATGGAAAACGTGAGGATTGCGGAATGAGGAATGACGCATGA
- the PmUG01_12013300 gene encoding glycerol kinase, putative codes for MNIILSIDQSTQSTKLVFFNEELNVLHMNQLCHQQKCLKPGWYEHDPMEIIENVYKLMNEGLKVLKEKHKDVVVKCIGITNQRETFIIWDKYTGKPLHNALVWLDTRAEDMVVEFSRKYDNDYYQRKTGTYFNTYFSAFKILWLIQNNAEVKQKVDNGTVIIGNINTWLIYNLTKGKIYTDVTNASRTFLMDINTLQWDEKLCKMFGITNMSVLPEIKSNCFDFGLIKSEKVPDYLNVPITGCIGDQQSACIGQAIFNEGEAKCTYGTGVFLLINTGDKVVYSSCGLITTVCYKLNPDDKACYALEGSIGSAGAGVSWLVENNLISHPSEASDIMENCEDTGGVIFVPAFGGLYAPRWRPDARASISGMSFNTGRKHIVRSLLEGIVFQLNEIICSLISDMGIEMLHVLRCDGGMTKNKAFMQFNSDIINTKIEVPKYEEVTALGAAVLAGLGAKIWKDIDSVKRLLKNSELTFNCTMDKRKRGKKLLEWNQAVERSLLPL; via the coding sequence atgaatataatattaagcATAGACCAAAGTACACAGTCTACAAAACTGGTTTTCTTTAATGAAGAATTAAATGTTCTTCACATGAACCAGTTATGTCATCaacaaaaatgtttaaaaccTGGGTGGTATGAACATGATCCGATggaaataatagaaaatgtatataaactAATGAATGAAGGTTTAAAAGTATTAAAGGAGAAACATAAAGATGTAGTTGTAAAGTGCATAGGTATTACGAATCAAAGAGAGACGTTTATAATATGGGATAAGTATACAGGAAAACCATTGCATAATGCACTTGTGTGGTTAGATACCCGTGCAGAAGATATGGTAGTCGAATTTTCTAGAAAATATGATAATGATTATTATCAAAGAAAAACAGGAACATATTTCAATACATACTTTAGTgcctttaaaattttatggtTAATCCAAAATAATGCtgaagtaaaacaaaaagtaGATAATGGTACAGTTATAAttggaaatataaatacttggcttatttataatttgacaaaaggtaaaatatacACAGATGTTACAAATGCATCTAGAACATTTTTGATGGATATTAATACATTACAATGGgatgaaaaattatgtaaaatgttTGGTATTACCAATATGTCTGTATTACcagaaataaaaagtaattgtTTTGATTTTGGTTTAATCAAATCTGAGAAAGTACCtgattatttaaatgtacCAATTACTGGTTGCATAGGTGATCAACAAAGTGCATGTATAGGACAAGCTATATTTAATGAAGGGGAAgcaaaatgtacatatggaACAGgtgtttttttgttaatcAATACAGGAGATAAAGTTGTATATTCATCATGTGGGTTAATTACAACAGTttgttataaattaaatcCAGATGACAAAGCTTGTTATGCTCTTGAAGGTTCAATTGGTTCTGCTGGAGCAGGTGTTTCATGGCTTGTAGAAAATAATCTTATATCCCATCCTAGCGAAGCAAGTGATATTATGGAAAACTGTGAAGATACAGGAGGTGTTATATTTGTTCCTGCTTTTGGAGGCTTATATGCTCCTAGATGGAGGCCTGATGCACGAGCATCTATATCTGGTATGTCATTTAATACAGGAAGAAAACATATTGTTAGATCTTTGTTAGAGGGTATTGTTTTTCAATTAAATGAGATAATATGTTCATTAATATCTGATATGGGTATCGAAATGCTGCATGTTTTAAGGTGCGATGGAGGTATGACTAAAAATAAAGCCTTTATGCAATTTAATTcagatataataaatactaaAATTGAAGTACCaaaatatgaagaagtaACAGCTTTAGGGGCCGCTGTATTGGCTGGTTTAGGCGCAAAAATTTGGAAGGACATAGATTCAGTTAAAAGattgttaaaaaatagcGAATTAACATTTAATTGCACAATGgacaaaagaaaaagaggtAAGAAACTTCTGGAATGGAATCAAGCCGTTGAAAGGTCGTTGCTGCCACTGTAA
- the PmUG01_12013500 gene encoding 60S ribosomal protein L17, putative, whose amino-acid sequence MVKYAKKLRDPGKCAKGAGMDLRVHFKNTYETARAIRRMKLLEAKKYLNDVIEKKRCVPFRRYNGGVGRTNQAKEFNHTQGRWPAKSCKFLLNVLDNVQANAEARNLEVGKLKLIHIMVNRARQGRRRTFKAHGRINPFMSSPCHIQIIAKEITRPAKKSLLTNAEKQKLLPFKITLKKLIKLDISKKKTMKKKIKKK is encoded by the exons ATGGTTAAATATGCGAAGAAGTTAAGGGATCCAGGGAAAT gtgCAAAAGGCGCAGGTATGGATTTGAGAGTCCATTTTAAAAACACGTATGAAACAGCTAGAGCTATAAGAAGAATGAAATTGTTAGAGgccaaaaaatatttaaatgatgttattgaaaaaaaaaggtgtgTTCCCTTCCGTAGATATAATGGAGGTGTTGGAAGAACAAATCAGGCAAAAGAATTTAATCACACTCAAGGAAGATGGCCCGCGAAATCGtgtaaatttcttttaaatgttCTTGACAATGTGCAGGCAAACGCAGAG GCAAGGAATTTGGAAGTtggaaaattaaaactaattCATATAATGGTTAATAGAGCTCGTcaaggaagaagaagaacaTTTAAAGCGCATGGAAGAATTAACCCATTTATGTCTTCTCCTTGTCATATTCAAATTATTGCAAAAGAAATAACAAGACCTGCTAAGAAATCTCTTTTGACAAATGCAGAAAAACAGAAACTGTTACcatttaaaattacattaaaaaaattaataaaactaGATATATCTAAGAAAAAaactatgaaaaaaaagataaaaaaaaagtaa